One Hevea brasiliensis isolate MT/VB/25A 57/8 chromosome 6, ASM3005281v1, whole genome shotgun sequence genomic window, CCTGTTGCATCATAATTCGCAACATAAACAAATAGTATATAACTATGTATGACATaacaaatttgtaaattattgcaAAAACAGCCAAAAAAAAATCCCTTAATTGATGCCACCATAGAAGGAAGTAGaaattatttctttgttatatttattttttgtaggAGGCCATCTTATGTGTGTCCTAGTTTGAATCACATTAACCATGATGACAGAGAAACCCAATTCTCACCTTTCCACAAACAAATCTACAGTTTTTTATGCCATTAATTTCAGCATTCTAGTGAGCATCTGAAACTGCAGAAGCATTCATTTCAATTCCAACAACCTAGAGAAAATCAAAGAGAAAAACAAGCTTAGAGGGAGAGAATTTATTCCCCatcaatgataatataaagaagcTTCTGCCAAAACTTatgaatttcatttcaaaataattttatcaaaagcCGGAATTTTATGTGCAATGGGTGGGTTATTAAAAAATCCAAATCATGAAGCAAGACTGGAAACAGGTACATCAGGCAGATGACCATTACCATCCCAACTCGATGTGCTAAAGTGAGCCTAATTGTTCCAGTTCAACAGCATACATCTAACAGCAAGGTGTCAGGACCCAAACCAGCCCAATCTCCAGCAAGTGAATACAGTTTCTCTGCAGCTAGTGTGTTAACCTGTAGTATTGTTACAGATGTAAAGTATCCTATGGCACCAGCAAAAATTTTCAGTCATGCAAGACAGGTATAAAATCTCAGGTCCAAACTTGGAAAAATGCTGTTGGTGATATGGAGAAACGAAGATTGCTTATATGATCATGAATTCTTCCTTCGACCATGTTCTTGGCTGTCTCCACTTCAGAGCTACTTTCACGTCTTAAACAGAAAAAAACACGCAATGGAGCATCCGCTGGCGCAACACTTGATATTCCTTGGTAATCCTATAAGGAAAACAGCCAACAttcaacccaaaaaaaaaaagaaaagaagaaaaacaatGCATTTGGAATATTGGGAGAGCAAATTTATGCCAATAGAAGAGTGGCAGAATTTTACAGCAGTTGCAACAAGATCGGTAAGTTAACAAGTAACGAGATTGAACAGAGTTCTGATAGCATATAATTCAACTTGAATAAAAATGCCACATTTTGCAATACAATTCCATAATTGATGCAAGAATTAAAGCAACAAGCAAGTATTGAGTTCATCAATAACCTGATTGTGCAGTGTGTACATGATAAATGAACAATACATCaactttcttctctctctcactATCATGGATAGAATTTCATGTGCCTATTCTAgtaagaaggttttttttttttttccctcaatTGCCTTGCCCCCCACATGACCCATTGAATTGTCGGGCTACGCTGATCCAGATCCTATTAATTCTGGAACATATTGCTAGAATGGTTCTAGACCTGCAGGCCAAATGTCTCCAAGAGGCAATAAATGCTTGGGAAACTTttctttttagaaaaaaaaaaaactttttagaCGCAATTGTAAGCAGAGTTTTGAaacttatttttaaatattttgggTTTTTATAATAAATCACGTCAAGTTAccaaaaaaaaatacatttttaatCAATGTATTTAAAACAATGCTTTTTCTCAGCTACAACTACAATAACAATGCTACATGAGACTATGGAGGGACAAGATCCTCCACACTACTGATCCCTCCTCACCTCCCCACCCTAGACAGTACTAAATTCTCAACTACCTTGCTTTGTCCAATTATGCTTCCATCTCAAAACCCCTTCACCAGAATTTTTTTAGTAACATAAgtagaaaaaaaatattgagCATTTACAGCACCATTGGAAGACAGATGGGGAAAAACTGTAAAAACCAATTTACAATGATAAAAGCAACAAAAAAACTAGAAACTAAGATGTGGCTATTAGTTAAAAGCAAACAATGGAATCCTAATTAACAGCAAGATCTATCGAAAGCTATAAAAGATGTACTAACTAGAACTTAAATTCATTTTTCAGCAAAAAGTATTATGTTGACCATATACTAAGTGCCTGTTTAGCATTGTGGTTTGAAGGCCAAAACTGCTTttcagaggaaaaaaaaaaaaaaaaaccattttagATGCCCTTGAAAAAATCAATTTGGAAAaacttattttgttattttagtgttctaatgattaaaactcatcaaattttattttaatcatatttaatactctctaactaatatatttgaAGAAACACTTTTCTCAACAACAATGCCAAAAACAGACCCCAAATTTGTGTTTTTATCTGCTATCTTTATACTTTagcaaattaaattttgagaaagaGAGCTCATGATCACCCAGATGATTTCAGTGAGTGCAATTCATCCCAACTGGGACTACTTTAATTGATAAACCTGCAGATAATTGCATACTAGGGATCTTGGGTTTCACAACAAGACCCTTATTTCTAAAGACAAGTAAAGGGTAGATTCAATTATTAGTTTGATAATATATAAAATCACAAACAAAGAGTTCAAACCTGAGGAACCAAAACCGTGAAAGGCAAATAATTTGCTTCAGCTTCAAAAGCAAATTCAACAGCCAACTTTGCAAGTTCACCGTTCATTTCTTCATCTTCAAAGCCAGTGGAGCAAACCTGAACAATAAGCATGACCTCTGATAAGATCCTTCAGGGTTTTCAACATCAGCATCTTTCTCTGATAATCTTCCTTCTCGGACCTTATATTAAGACATAGAATGCTAAATGAGAGAAAAGGGATTTTAATTTCACACACAATTCAAGAACAGATTAAAAAGCAAATGCATGTGAAAGGGTAGCAAAAGCAGTGCGATTAAGATTTTCACTACTAGATGCTGTCACAATCACATACCGTTAATTGACGCCAGAATCCAGTATTCTTAAATCTGTTCCAAATTAGCAAGCCTGATTGTTGCAAAAATTCCTGAAAAATGGAAGCATACACGCAAGCAATACTAGAAACATTTGGGCAGTCAACAGGTTCTTCTACAGCTGTCACCCCATCTCTGAATATATTGTGCTAAGTTTTCAACAACAATAGTGATGGTGGGCAAAGCCTCATCCGTGACACagagagagggagaaaaaatTACCTAAAATTTCCTAGCATAAACCCAACAATAGGTTTTCCCTCAAGAGAGTATCCCACTGAAAACTTGCATTTATTACAGTAACCATTCACAAGTGGTGATTCCAGTATACCCTCAAGTTTGCAGGCAAGACCAcctatgaaattttaaaaaatagattacaaaaataataataataataaaaaaggagTCATCAGAGTCCCTGACAATCTCATACAGTATTGAATTAGAATGGAAGCAAAAGAAACAAAAGCAAGTAAAAATGTTATGAAGCAAAAATTTCATAAGCAAACGCCTCCTTGAACTATCAGGAAAATATTGTTATAACAAACAGAGTAGCTCCCCGGATTCCGGAATGATGGCTTTTGGAAATTTAGAATGGAAATACAACCTATTTCCCTGGACTTGAGAACCCATTCAGGCAAAGAAATGCCATTTGGACATGCTTTACGTGCATTTCTAGCCTGTGATAAAAATGTAAAAGTTCAGTTTGCTAAGATGTCAGAATCCAAGATATGGTattttgaaattataaaataataaaggagTAAGTGTTTCTAAGAAGTTTTTTTAGCATTTGCATAATAGAGTTCTTCTTGTGCTCCAACTGCTCTTCATATGGCATATGAGCAAGGGGAGTCACTATATCACGGGCACTTTTTGCCTTGGAACTTGAATTGTCAATGTCACCGGCCATGGCAGATTTTATTTTCTTGTCATGTGATCGGAGGACCACATCAGCAACCTtcattttcttgttgccaatagtTCTTCTTTCCAGCTCCTATAACattcaaaaattcaaatttttacgAACATTTCTCAGCAAGGTTATTGCATGTTCATGAAGTTCCCATTTTGGGTATACATGAAACAGAGGGATACCTCACTTGCTATTTTCAATTGGTCAGCTGTGTCAAAAGTCACAAAACCTACAACcatgcctttctttttctttgccaTTTTGAAGAAAACACCCTGAAAAAGAATACAGTTGCTTTACTATCAATAAGAACTCAATTATCTCACAATAGAATCTGAATTTCCATATACAAAGATTGAACACACCCAACAGCACAACATAGAAATTTGAACAACTTCTTGTGACCTAGACAAGATCTTCAGTAATTGGGTATGCCAATAAGACAGAAAGCACTGTCAAGTAATCTAGGAATCACAAAAAGGTAAATATAACTACACATAGTCCATGCTCATGTTGCAAAGAAAAAGCTTTTCAAATCAGAGAAGAGAAACACAACTATTCCACCGCTACATAccctacacacacacacacacacacacacacacttgatTTGGTACCGCTGTAAAAGCCCTTTATAGCATGCAATGACCACTTCAGCTTTTCTTCACTTGTTTCAATTTTCTAAAGTTCTAGGGTTATAATTGGTCAATTATAGGCTAAAAATGAACAAGATTTTGATCAAGTTAAGATCTCGAATTTAACCATAAAACTCAAACTTTTTGTAGgatcattttatttaaaattaaataaaattaatattaagtgTTAAATgttagattattattattattattattattattattattattattattattattattattattattatttacgttAGTGTTGTTTTATTTGAGTAGATTTTGTAGGGATTTAATTGTTATTAGTGGCTGACTCTCAATACACACAACACAGTTACACCTTAAAAAACAAAAGCTGATATCTACAATTTAGCCCCTTTACTTTAACTAGCAAAGGCATATTTATTCTACTGGTTCTAAATTATTGTGATCATTGTACATCTCTGGTTTGGGGTACTCAACTGCATGCAAGAGCTCGAACAATGTATCTTTGGGGAGGAACATGATGATTTAATTACCCGTGCAGACGGCCGTTTCCTATATAAGGGTAGTGTCAGATATCAACATGCTTCAATATGCAATCAACAGTCTACTAACTTTCTCTGATTATATATTGTTGTTACTCCGGTCATAAAGGGAAACAAAATCTAGCCTTGGCACTTCTATAACAActagaataaattaattaaaaaaaaaaaaaaaaaaaaaaccttacttGCTCATTGAGAAAGCTCCTCAGGTTATCCGAAGTCCACTTCCTGGGTAGATGTACCAAGCACTTACTAAGCCCTGGATCCAAACACTCACCTTCACCACCCTCACCAACATCGACAAGCCATTCAGTCATCATAACCTCCTCCGCTTTCCTCTCCTCACATTTATCACCATTATCCTCCAATTTCATCGCTTTTTTCGCCCGCTCGGAGGTTGGGTCCCAAGTGTTATCAGGCCGCGGACGGAGCTCCTCCTCGCCGTGCGCGTACCTGCACTTAATGCCGTGGCAGCAGGATCCCAAGCGCCGCCTGAAATACGAACAGAGGGAGGTTTTACAGTACGGATTAAGTGAAGGGTCAACTTTTTCTTCCATTTCTGATTGCGCTGTCTCCTCTCGCTTTCGCTTCTCGCCCCGGTTATCGCCACTGTTGGAGCCCGTTGATTCAGGATTGTAGAGTTGAGGCTGTTCATGTTCATGGATTTGAATAGGTGAATCGTTGGGGGCTCATTGCTTAAGAGATTACAGTGAAGGGGTTTAGGATTTCAGTTGCAGAGAGTTCCTTTTCTGAATACGAGGCGATGTCCTTAATGACAGCCGATGTCCTTAATTACAGCCGACACCACATGAACATTTATTCATTTAGCCAAAAGCCTTTTTCTGGTAAAAAAGcccttaaaatttttttctatccTAATAAGTCCCTCAACTATTAAACATTTGCAGAAAATTCACAGAACTCCATGAATGTAGCCATCAATCATTACCAACGAACAGAGATACAACATCTGCAGGAAATATCTTTTTCGACGTCAAGAAATCAGAGCCCATCACTCCCATGAGTATAGAAGACACAACTGCAACCATGTGTGTTGAGGGTGATGTGAGAGAGCAATCATGTTCCGGCACTTGCGCCAAGATTTGTAGTATAAATGCGATCACAATTAAACCTCTAAGAATTAGTATTCAACAATCAAAACATCAAAAGTTAAAATGAAGccataataataaattttcaataaagAAATCCATCATGAGGCTTTGATCAATCGGGGCATTACTAAATGTGCAATAATACATTCAGCTCGTTGCCAACAGATACAAAAGCAACATTTCGAGCAAATAAGAGACAGTGGATCGACACTGTGAGGGGCGAAGACAACGAGTATATGAATGCAAAGGGAGTATGATCTTGCCAAGCTCTGCCATGGATATTATGTGGCCTATAATCGGTGATGGGCATAGAACTAAAGACCCCTCCATGGTTGCCTGTTTATGCGCATGCAGATTGGTTGAAATTAATGAATAGTGTAAGTCAACCTTATCAGCTTGGAGTTAACAGCCGTTGGTTGTCGTGACCTACGTGTGTTTCAATTTGAActgatatataaaaatatatgtagagtgagagagagagagaatgatcaTCTCTTTGAttagcattttttttatttttaaaaatttttaaattttgtccttTCTTTTTATAGTTTTAGGCTAATTaagattttttaaatttaaaaattaatatttatatataattatttataacattGAAAATATaactattttaattattatatttattgacATTGATTATACTATATtgactatttttttattttgtgatttttaacatttaaaactttatcaaattttatagtatttttgaaattctctcttatttttctttatttttatttgatcaattaataatttttaaatttaaatttactaattatatataagtaattataattttagaaatataactattttaattattatattcattgtacataaatattttttattttttaattttaatatttaaagttTTATTCAATTTTATACTATATAAAGATGACTCTACTAAAAAAAACAACTCTACTAAATGGttttgattaaaaaataaaaattcttagTGTATAGGAGAATTATATCATAAAAAGACTTTTCGTTTATATAAAAAACATTTTCCAAAATCAATAATAACTAATAACaaacaataatttttaaaaaaattttaataataataataatggactTCAAAAAATTTTGCTCCCTCAATGACTTTCTTCTCTTTCATTTGACATATTATTGCTCATTTTACACAAAATACtacaaaaatgagaaaaaaaaa contains:
- the LOC110647535 gene encoding LOW QUALITY PROTEIN: zinc finger CCCH domain-containing protein 24 (The sequence of the model RefSeq protein was modified relative to this genomic sequence to represent the inferred CDS: inserted 1 base in 1 codon; deleted 1 base in 1 codon; substituted 3 bases at 3 genomic stop codons) → MVAVVSSILMGVMGSDFLTSKKIFPADVVSLFVEKELSATEILNPFTVISXAMSPNDSPIQIHEHEQPQLYNPESTGSNSGDNRGEKRKREETAQSEMEEKVDPSLNPYCKTSLCSYFRRRLGSCCHGIKCRYAHGEEELRPRPDNTWDPTSERAKKAMKLEDNGDKCEERKAEEVMMTEWLVDVGEGGEGECLDPGLSKCLVHLPRKWTSDNLRSFLNEQGVFFKMAKKKKGMVVGFVTFDTADQLKIASEELERRTIGNKKMKVADVVLRSHDKKIKSAMAGDIDNSSSKAKSARDIVTPLAHMPYEEQLEHKKNSIMQMLKKLARNARKACPNGISLPEWVLKSREIGGLACKLEGILESPLVNGYCNKCKFSVGYSLEGKPIVGFMLGNFRDGVTAVEEPVDCPNVSSIACVYASIFQEFLQQSGLLIWNRFKNTGFWRQLTVREGRLSEKDADVENPEGXLSEVMLIVQVCSTGFEDEEMNGELAKLAVEFAFEAEANYLPFTVLVPQDYQGISSVAPADAPLRVFFCLRRESSSEVETAKNMVEGRIHDHISNLRFSISPTAFFQVNTLAAEKLYSLAGDWAGLGPDTLLLDVCCXTGTIRLTLAHRVGMVVGIEMNASAVSDAHXNAEINGIKNCRFVCGKAENVMASLLKEYLNGPQRQDEPNSCESNNNDLTTDKNKGTLVDNVLDDNDNSSHKLDDCKGASGCPENGGQEHQSKLQKSCSSEDGSSSIPQFKNIVAIVDPPCSGLYPILIKVLRTHSHLRRLVYISSNPETLVANAIELCTPSPEKIEKGNMNNWAWRNMSSAGLARHKAKSMPISEPFQPVKAMAVDLFPHTAQCEMVMLLER